ACGCGCTTGCCGATCAAGACCGGCAACTGCGCGCGCATGCCGCCGAGTTGGAGCAACGCGTCGCCGAGCGCACCGCGGCGTTGAGCGCGAGTGAAGAACGGTATCGCACGCTCGTCCAGGTTTCCCCCGACGCGATCTCGATGATTGCGGCGAATGGCACGATTCTTTTCTGCAACGATCAACTCGCGCACATTCATGGCTATGCCAGCGCAGACGAATTGATCGGTTTGAACGCGATCCAACTGGTGGCGAAGCAGGATCGCCAACGCATCATTGACAGCGCGCAGAAGCTGGCGCGCGAGAGGGGTGTCAGCACTCTCGAGTGTACCTTGCTCAAAAAAGACGGCACACAGTTTCCTGCCGAGTTACGTTGGACGGCGATGCGCGGTGAAGGTGACAAAACATCCGCCACGATTGGCGTCACGCGCGATATTACCTTGCGGAAGCAAGCCGAGGCGCAACGTCAACTCCAGGTCACCGCGTTGCAAGCCGCGGCGAACGGCATCGTCATTACTGACACGCGCGGAACGATCCAGTGGTGCAACGATGCGTTCGTCGCGATGACCGGCTACGCGATGGACGAAGCCATCGGCAAAGATCCGCGCGACTTGATTTGGTCAGGCAAACAAGCGCGCGAATTTTATCGCGACCTGTGGGACACCGTGCTTGCCGGTCGCGTGTGGTGCGGGCAATTGGTCAATCGGCGCAAAGACGGCGGTGAATACACCGAGGAGATGACGATCACACCGGTGCGCGCGGATGGCGCGGATATCACGCACTTGGTCGCGATCAAGCAAGACGTGACCGCGCGGCAACGCGCGGAAGAAGAGATTCGCCGTCGCGTCGCGTATCAAGCCGCGCTCAACGCGATTTTCACCGCCGCGGTCGAGTCTGCCGCGAACCTCGATGCCGTGTTGAACGTCGCGCTCGACGAGATTCTGCGCGCGCTGGATGCGCCGATTGGCGGCGTGTGGGTTGTGCCGACCAACGGACATGCGCGCGCTTTTGCAATTCGTGGCGTGCCCGCCGAGTTCGAGCAAGTGCAGACACAGATGCACGCCTTGAGCGGAATGGCGTACGAACAATTCGCCGTCGTCAACGATTGGAACCGCGTGGAGCATCCGGTCGCACAGACGATGCGACAATTCGGTTTTCACGCATCGCTGTTGGTGCCGCTGCGCGCACAAGGAAAAACCATCGGCGGGTTGAGTGTGTGCTTGCCGCAACCGCACGGATGGACGGAAGAAGAAACCACGTTTATGCGGACGGTCGGGCAACAACTGGGGATCGTGATCGAGCGCGTGCGGTTGTTCGACGACGCGGAATTGCGCGCCGAACAATTCGGTTTGTTGTATCAAGCCGGTCTCACGGTCAATCGCTCGCTCGATTCGCGCGCGCAACTGGAATCGTTGTGTCAAACCGCGCGCCAAGCCGTCCATGCGGATCACGTGGGTGTCTTTCTCATTTACCCCGCCGAGGAGATGGTGCAGTTTGAATTTGGCGTCGGACTCGATTTGAACCCGTCCACCATGCCTACCTGGGCTTTTCGCGTCGGCGAAGAACGGGGCATCGTCGGACTGGTGGCGAAAACCGGCGCGCCGGTGTACGTGCCCGATGTGACCCAGGATCCGCGTTGGATCAAGCACGGGACGCCGGTGCGTTCGGGCATGTGGATCCCTCTCGTCCACGAAGATGCCGTGCGAGGCGTGATCGTCGTGACGAGTCTCGCGGAAAATGCGTTCACCGCGCAAGACGAAAAACTCCTGACCTTGTTCGCAAGCCAAATCTCGGTCGCGATGGAGAATGCGCGGTTGTATCAAGAGGCGGTGAGCGCGGCGGAACGGCACGATGTTTTGCATTGGGCGAGCCAGGAAATCATCAGCGCAGGCATGGATTTGGAACGCGTCTATATCGCGATTCATCGCGCCGCCGCGCAACTGATGCCGTGCGAAGCGTTCGTCATCGGACTGCGCGACGAGGCGCACGCCGAAAATGTCGCGGTCTATTTGATAGATCGCGGCGGACGTTCGCCGGTCATTCGGACAGTGTCCGATCAGGGCTTGATGGGACAAGTGATTCCGACGGGCAAGCCGGTGCTGATTGACGATTTGCCCGCCGACAACGAGTTCATTCACTTTGGGGACGAGGCGCGTGTGCGCGCTGTGTTAGCCGTGCCGTTGCGCGCCGGCGCCCGCGTGACCGGGATGTTGTCGGTGCAATCGTACCGCCCGCACGTTTACACAGCAGACGACCAGGTGTTACTGGAGATGCTCGCGGCACACGCTGCCGGTGTGCTGGAAAACGCGCGGCTGTTTGAAGAAACGCGGCGGCGGCTTGCCGCGCTCGAAGCGTTGAGCCGAATATCCACCGCGTTACGCGCGGCGCAGTCACTCGATCAGATGATGGCGATATTGCTCGACGAAACGCTGTCCGTGCTTCACGCGCACGCCGCAACGATTTGGCTGTACGATCCCGCCAAGAATCAGTTGGTCCAAGCCGCCGCGCGCGGTTTTCCGGCGGATACGACGCCGCTGAAACCGGGCGAAGGCATTGCCGGGCAGGTTTTTGTGTCGGGGCAAGTGTATCTCTCATCCGATTTCAAGAACGACCCGCGCACCAGCGCGGCGAATCGCACGCGGGTGCCGGACAGATTGCGCGGCGCGGCAGTCCCGATTCGCACCGCGCAAGATTCCATCGGTGTGCTCTTTGTCTCGGTCCAAGAACCGCATCAATTGAGCGAGGATCAGGTGTACATTCTGACCACGCTTGCCGAAATGGCGGGGAGCGCACTGCATCGCCAACGTTTGCACAATCAGACCCAACGTCGTTTGGACCAGGTGCAGGCGTTGCGGACGGTGGACATGGCGATCACATCGTCCATGGACCTGGACGTGACGTTGAGCATTCTGCTTGAGCGCGCGATGATGGGACTGGGCATGGACGGCGCTGATATTCTCGCGTTCAATCCGCATCTGCACGCGTTCGAATTTCGCGCTGGGCGCGGCTTGGGCGTGCGCGACGGCGCGCGGGTCAGCGTGCGCTTGGGCGAAGAACTGGCTGGGACGGCGGCGCTCGAACGACGTGTGTTCGCGCTGGCGGATGTGTCGGCGTACATCAGCCGGCAAGCGTCCGCGCCGATGAGCACACTGACGCGCCATCTCCAAACTGAGTTTGGCGAGAACCTGGGCGCGTACTATGCCGCGCCGCTCATCGCCAAAGGTCAAATCAAAGGCGTGCTCGAATTGTTCCATCGCACGCCGCGCGGCTTGGATGCGGACGGGCAGAATTTTCTCGAAGCCATTGCGAATCAAGCCGCGATTGCGATGGACAACGCGCAACTTTTCCACGACTTGGAACGTTCGAATGTCGAGCTGGCACTGGCGTACGATACGACGATCGAGGGCTGGTCGCGCACGCTCGATCTACGCGACGAAGAGACGGAAGGGCACACGCAACGCGTGACGGAACTGACCGTGCGCCTCGCGCGCGCGATGGGCTTGGACGACGCCGAACTCGTGAACGTCCGGCGCGGCGCGTTGCTCCACGACATCGGCAAGATGGGAGTGCCGGATCAAATCTTGCTCAAGCCCGGTCCGCTCACGGACGCGGAGTGGGAATTGATGCGGCGGCATCCGCTGTACGCGTATCAGTTGCTCGCCCCGATCAAATTCCTGGGTCGCGCCTTGGATATTCCGTACTGTCACCACGAACGCTGGGACGGCGCCGGTTATCCGCGCGGACTCAAGGGCGAACAGATTCCGCTGACCGCGCGCATCTTTGCAGTAGTGGATGTCTGGGACGCGCTCACGTCGGATCGCCCGTACCGCCCGGCGTGGGAGACCACGCGCGTGCGCGAGTATCTTCTCGCGATGAGCGGCAAGCAATTCGACCCGCAAGTCGTCGCCGCATTCGTGCGCCTGATGGCGTGGTAGTTCCTTTCTATAGATGTTGAGATTTGCTTTTGGAAAAAGACGCCCCAAACCCGAAGGGTCTCGGAGACCCTTCGGGTTTGGGATTCCGATTCAATTTCCGCACGTCCAAGCCGCGGCGAATGTCAAAATTTTACTATACCGGACGCCGAATATTCTTGGAATAAATCTGGAAGCGCAGGCAAGAGCATATAGTTGTATGATCTAGGTTGAGGGACTAGTTTGGGAGCAGACATGGCTGATTCGTTTACACGGTGGCTCAAAAATGTTCGACCTGGACACTTTGTAGTAATCTCGATTCTGGCGGCGCTGGTTCTAACGGCAATTTCCAACTCGATCATCATGTTGCTGATGCAAGGCACGATCTCGCCGATCATTTTTTGGTTGGGTGAATTGGATGCCCTGGTCGTCTCGGCGATTATCGCGCCGATCATTATTTCGCGCGTGCGACGCGCGATGAATTTGGAGGACATTAACCAGGGACTCAAGTTCGAGATTGCGGAACGACAGCGCGCCGAAACCGCGTTGCGGCGCAGCGAAGACCGCTGGCGGACGTACATCGAGGAAGCGAACGATTTGATTTTTGCGCTCGGCGCGGACGGCAAGATCACGATGGTCAATCGCGCGGTGTGCCGCACGCTGGGCTACATGGTGCCGGACCTAGTCGGCAGGGACCCGCTTGATTTTGTTGTGCCGGAAAGCCAAGCCGAAGCGCGCGCGATGATGGAAAGAATTTTGCGCGACGCGTCGCTCGACCCGATCCTGATGGAAATGCTGACTCGCGACGGGCGGCGCGTGTCCCTGGAAGTGCGGGGGAGCACTTTTCGCGATGGCGAAGTGGTGACCGGCTCGTTTCACATCGCGCGTGACGTGACCGAACGCCGGCAAGCCGTGCTGCGTTTGGAGTATCTGGGCACGCACGATGCGTTGACGGATTTGTACAATCGCGCGTTCTTTGAAGAAGAACTAAAACGCCTGGAGCACAGCCGCTATTTTCCGGTCAGCATCGTGATGTGCGATGTGAACGGACTCAAAACGACGAACGACCAACAAGGGCACGCCGCCGGCGACGATTTGTTGCGCGGCGCGGCGAACGTGTTGACCGATGCGTTTCGCGGCGACGACATTGTGGCGCGGATCGGCGGCGACGAGTTCGCCGTGCTGTTGCCCAATACGTGCGTGGTCGTCGCACAACGTATGCTCGCGCGCGTGCGACAATCGCTAGCCCGTCACAATGCGGAGGTGACGCTACCGCTGAGTCTGGCGCTCGGCGCGGCGACAGGCGAACGATCCGGCACCTTGCTCAACGTGTTGCGCGAAGCGGACGCGCAAATGTATCGCGACAAGCACGGAGCGAATTGAAACCTTGCGAAGGCGCGAAGTGTAAACCTTCGCAAGGTCGCAGTACGCCTACGGATTGGGCGCAGAGGATTGCGCGCCAGTCACTTGAATCGTCACCGTAAATGTCTCTGCTTTCGGATCGTTCAGGTTCCACGGTTGTTTGTTCGCGAATTTCAACGTCGCGGTGCCCACGCTCGCCGCGGTGAATTTGAACGAGAACTTGCCCCCCGCACCCGGCATGTTCGAAGCAGAAGAGAATTTGAAATCCCCTTGTGGTTTCAGAACCACATCGTTACCAGATTCCAAGCCCCACAAATATCCGGTTGACCCAGGATTGCCTTCGAGCACCACTTCAATGGTAACGCCTTGCGCGATCTTAATCGTCTTGCCATTGTCGGCTTTGGTCAACTGCACCTGGGTTATTTTCGCGCCGGGTTTGCATTCACCGCGTTGGAACGCCCACTCTTCGCATTCGCTCTGGTCGGGGAACACGCAATAGCCGACTTCGCCTTTCGCATCTTTGCGAATCTCGGACTTGCCGCCTTGTTGGACGCAGTACACGGACGCGGGATTCGCCATCGCGGCGATTGGGGCAGTCGTCGGTTTCGCGCCGGGTTTGCACTCGCCGCGTTGGAACGCCCACTCTTCGCATTCGCTCTTGTCGGGGAACACGCAATAACCGACTTCGCCTTTCGCATCTTTGCGAATCTCGGACTTGCCGCCTTGTTGGACGCAGTACACGGACGCGGGATTCGCCATCGAAGCGGAAGGCGCTTGGGTCGGCGGAACCGGAGTTTGCAAATTCACGACGTTCACTGTCGCCGGCGCGGCAGGCGTCGGCGACGAACACGCCGCGATCAGAACGACGAGTAAAGCCAAACTCGCAAGCAAAAAAGTGATGCGCGCTGTCATTGTAATTTCTCCTTTTCAATCGTTGTCGGTAAAGCAGGTACGACGCATTGACCTGTTTCTGATTGTAGTGACGCCAGCGTAACACAATCGCGGACGCAGTGCGTCTGCCGGATGATAGAT
The sequence above is a segment of the Chloroflexota bacterium genome. Coding sequences within it:
- a CDS encoding GAF domain-containing protein gives rise to the protein MIRLLSRLNWRNLPLVTQLAILLVAMAIVPLVLVTLYNGAAHRDELLVAARERNILQAHNAADEIDEFLDDTLADLSVLARMPAAVEFLRDPQNAAARDELALIFDETRRAHTYRAILLTDQAGRVLFAMPTTRVGQSYLTTPAFQSAIAGNTAFDEPHSDPLEDVPHLHFSAPVRANDGVVLGTLIGGLPMTRFDELARTRLEYMGRGSFGLLWNDAGILLSDTAHPERRFRPLAPLPADVLAKMIAEERWGPETRERLTAPLNHPQLVERSREVLYDATADAHVRGAFGDEVTSHGAIAPLHGKRWVYGVFTSEPVIFAELDAQTNRSLQTALLVSLIAIASAVLGARWWARPLRRVTDTVHARAAGEMTRRVGMTTGDEVGQLATAFDAMADALADQDRQLRAHAAELEQRVAERTAALSASEERYRTLVQVSPDAISMIAANGTILFCNDQLAHIHGYASADELIGLNAIQLVAKQDRQRIIDSAQKLARERGVSTLECTLLKKDGTQFPAELRWTAMRGEGDKTSATIGVTRDITLRKQAEAQRQLQVTALQAAANGIVITDTRGTIQWCNDAFVAMTGYAMDEAIGKDPRDLIWSGKQAREFYRDLWDTVLAGRVWCGQLVNRRKDGGEYTEEMTITPVRADGADITHLVAIKQDVTARQRAEEEIRRRVAYQAALNAIFTAAVESAANLDAVLNVALDEILRALDAPIGGVWVVPTNGHARAFAIRGVPAEFEQVQTQMHALSGMAYEQFAVVNDWNRVEHPVAQTMRQFGFHASLLVPLRAQGKTIGGLSVCLPQPHGWTEEETTFMRTVGQQLGIVIERVRLFDDAELRAEQFGLLYQAGLTVNRSLDSRAQLESLCQTARQAVHADHVGVFLIYPAEEMVQFEFGVGLDLNPSTMPTWAFRVGEERGIVGLVAKTGAPVYVPDVTQDPRWIKHGTPVRSGMWIPLVHEDAVRGVIVVTSLAENAFTAQDEKLLTLFASQISVAMENARLYQEAVSAAERHDVLHWASQEIISAGMDLERVYIAIHRAAAQLMPCEAFVIGLRDEAHAENVAVYLIDRGGRSPVIRTVSDQGLMGQVIPTGKPVLIDDLPADNEFIHFGDEARVRAVLAVPLRAGARVTGMLSVQSYRPHVYTADDQVLLEMLAAHAAGVLENARLFEETRRRLAALEALSRISTALRAAQSLDQMMAILLDETLSVLHAHAATIWLYDPAKNQLVQAAARGFPADTTPLKPGEGIAGQVFVSGQVYLSSDFKNDPRTSAANRTRVPDRLRGAAVPIRTAQDSIGVLFVSVQEPHQLSEDQVYILTTLAEMAGSALHRQRLHNQTQRRLDQVQALRTVDMAITSSMDLDVTLSILLERAMMGLGMDGADILAFNPHLHAFEFRAGRGLGVRDGARVSVRLGEELAGTAALERRVFALADVSAYISRQASAPMSTLTRHLQTEFGENLGAYYAAPLIAKGQIKGVLELFHRTPRGLDADGQNFLEAIANQAAIAMDNAQLFHDLERSNVELALAYDTTIEGWSRTLDLRDEETEGHTQRVTELTVRLARAMGLDDAELVNVRRGALLHDIGKMGVPDQILLKPGPLTDAEWELMRRHPLYAYQLLAPIKFLGRALDIPYCHHERWDGAGYPRGLKGEQIPLTARIFAVVDVWDALTSDRPYRPAWETTRVREYLLAMSGKQFDPQVVAAFVRLMAW
- a CDS encoding GGDEF domain-containing protein produces the protein MADSFTRWLKNVRPGHFVVISILAALVLTAISNSIIMLLMQGTISPIIFWLGELDALVVSAIIAPIIISRVRRAMNLEDINQGLKFEIAERQRAETALRRSEDRWRTYIEEANDLIFALGADGKITMVNRAVCRTLGYMVPDLVGRDPLDFVVPESQAEARAMMERILRDASLDPILMEMLTRDGRRVSLEVRGSTFRDGEVVTGSFHIARDVTERRQAVLRLEYLGTHDALTDLYNRAFFEEELKRLEHSRYFPVSIVMCDVNGLKTTNDQQGHAAGDDLLRGAANVLTDAFRGDDIVARIGGDEFAVLLPNTCVVVAQRMLARVRQSLARHNAEVTLPLSLALGAATGERSGTLLNVLREADAQMYRDKHGAN
- a CDS encoding DUF333 domain-containing protein, with product MTARITFLLASLALLVVLIAACSSPTPAAPATVNVVNLQTPVPPTQAPSASMANPASVYCVQQGGKSEIRKDAKGEVGYCVFPDKSECEEWAFQRGECKPGAKPTTAPIAAMANPASVYCVQQGGKSEIRKDAKGEVGYCVFPDQSECEEWAFQRGECKPGAKITQVQLTKADNGKTIKIAQGVTIEVVLEGNPGSTGYLWGLESGNDVVLKPQGDFKFSSASNMPGAGGKFSFKFTAASVGTATLKFANKQPWNLNDPKAETFTVTIQVTGAQSSAPNP